The genomic stretch TCGTGGAACGCGCCGTGGTTGCGGAAGCTGGCGAGGTAGAGCTTGAGCGACTTCGATTCGACGAGCCACTCGCCGGGAACGTAGTCGATCACGAGGTGGGCGAAGTCGGGCTGGCCCGTCACCGGGCACAGCGACGTGAACTCCGGGCAGGTGAACCGCGTGAGGTAGACCGTGTCGGGATGCGGATTGGCGACACGCTCGAGGACCGCGGCATCCGGCGACGCCGGCAACGCCACCATCCGGCCAAGCTGCTGCGGCACGCCATGCGAGTCGGCGGGGGCGGTCATGGCGGGCTGGGACTCCTGTGCGTCGCCGAGGTCGAAGCCTCTGCTCGGGCTCGACAGAGGGGGACGCCATGCGAGTCGGCGGGGGCGGTCATGGCGGGCTGGGGTTCCTTGTG from Planctomycetota bacterium encodes the following:
- the queF gene encoding NADPH-dependent 7-cyano-7-deazaguanine reductase QueF — protein: MTAPADSHGVPQQLGRMVALPASPDAAVLERVANPHPDTVYLTRFTCPEFTSLCPVTGQPDFAHLVIDYVPGEWLVESKSLKLYLASFRNHGAFHEDCTVAIGKRLVALLAPPFLRIGGYWFPRGGMPIDVFWQHGSIPPGLWLPDQGVPGYRGRG